The Gemmatimonadota bacterium genome contains the following window.
GCTTTGCATAACCAAAAGTTGTGCCATTAACCCTTCTTCTCGCAACCGAGTCTGGATATTTTCCAAATAGCGCGCAGCAACAGGCCGGATACAGGCGTTGATGACGGTGGTGCTGGCCCGGAAATACTCTCGGAATTCCGGTGATACTTCCGAAGACAGCGACACCATCGCTTCGGGAAAGTCCCTCCTAAGAATCTCGCCGACTCGCTGCTCATGAACAGGATTGGTGTAGGCGTGAAGTAGGCAGACCGCGATCGATTCCACGCCCTCCCGGCGCAGTTGGCTCGCCGCGGCGGAGACGGCTTTTTCATCGAGAGGCTCGAGAATCTTTCCCCTCGCATCCAGACGCTCCGGCACACCAAAGCAGAGGTAGCGCGGTACCAGCGGCCGGGGCTTTTCAAACTGCAGGTCGTAAAGCGATGGACGGGTCTGGCGCGCGATTTCAAGCAGATCGCGGAAGCCACCTGTGGTGATAAAACCCGTCCGAGCGGTTTTGCCTTCGATAATCGCATTGGTGACCACTGTGGTTCCGTGTACGATATAGCCCACTTCAGCCGGTTCAATTTCTGCTTCGCCCAGAATTCGACGGGTGGCTTCCATAAATCCGAGAGAAGGATCCCGCGGTGTGGACGACACCTTACCGACACGGATGTTTCCAGTTTCTTCATCGATGAGCGTTGCATCCGTGAATGTTCCACCAATGTCAATGCCCAGCCGGTACGCCATTTTTATGTTTCTCCAAAACCGGGTAGATGATCAGGTAATCTCACTCCGCAACCTCATTGTTTCTCCATCGTTCACACGCCAGACCTCCGTATCGATCTCCGTTCGGTAGATCTCCCTTGCTCGCTCCCGGCTGACCATACCGTTTCGAACATCGCGCAACACGCGTTCGGGATCTCGCTCCGCGGGCAGACCGTAGCCACCACCACCGCAGGTACGGTAACTGACAATGTCTCCCGGTTGGAGATGAACGGTAGTTTTCGAACCAAGTCGGATAGTTTTTCCATTCGAATTGAGGAAATAACTGGCAGTGCGGCCAGATTTGCCGCCGAATAGGCCCCCGGGGCCCTTCCTGTCGCGGTCGGCGAGGATGGTGAAGGAGGTTTCATAGTCGGGGAAGAGGTAGTCACGCCGGAGGCCCAATCCGCCCCGGAATTTACCAGGACCTTCGGAGTTTTCGACCAGTTCGTAGCGCGCGATGCGTACCGGGTAATTGATTTCTGTTTCCTCGATAGGTGCGTTTTCGGTATTCTGCCCATGAGTCTGAACAGCATCCGGCCCATCGCTCGCGGCACGACCACCGTAGCCACCGGCCAGGGTTTCCAAAAAGCAGTAATACTCGCCTGTGCTGGCGATAATTCCGCCGAACCCCGCATGACATACCATGGCTTTGCTATCTGCTGGGATATGATCGGGAAATGCGGGTGCCAAAGCCCTTAGCATGACATCTGTCAGCCGCAATTGGGTCTCCCAGCCTCCGACAACTGGTGCGTGGGGTGAACAGTTGACAACCGTTCCCTCGGGCGCGACCATTTGAACCGCATTATAGAAACCCGCATTGACTGGCACATCCGGATCAATGAGACACTTGAGAACATAGGCACAGGCGGAAAAAGTCATCGCCGCGGTTGAATTCACCGGAGCGCTACGCTGAACATCAGAGCCGGTAAAATCGAAGCATATCTGATCATTCTGAATGCTAATTCGTGCGGCAAGGTGTACTGGTCGGTCCGTAAAACCGTCGTTATCCACCTGTCCATCCGCCGAAAAATCGCCATTCGGAAAATTTCCAATTTCCACGCGCGTGCGCCGTTCCGTGTAGGCAATCAATTCGCGAATGTAGAACGACACTGTGTCGCCGCCTATGCGATCGGCGAGAGCACATAAGCGGCGAACGCCTGTGTTATTGGCTGCGATTTGGGCACGCAGATCGCCTGCTATTTCGCGTTTCGCACGAATTTGCGCGAGGATGAGATCGAAGATATTGGGGACGAGTTCGCCCCGCTCAACGAGCTTGACCGGCGGGATGATGACACCCTCTTGAAAGACTTCCCTGAAAGCACCGATGCTCGCTGGGGCCCCTCCACCTACATCTACATGGTGAGCCAGGTTGGCAACATACCCCAGGCAAGTGTTGTTGTGGTACACTGGTGAAATGAGGGTGATGTCATTCAGGTGTACGCCACCCAGATAGGGATCGTTGGCCAGGATGGCGTCACCAGGGCCGAGATTTTCAGCCCCGTATGCTTCCACCATCCTGGGGACAAGCAAGGACAGGGAGCCGAGGTGGACGGGCTGCGCGAAGGCCTGGGCGACGACCCGAACCCGGCTGTCAAAAAGGACACAGGAGAAGTCGGCTCGGGTTTTGATATTGGTGGAGTAGGCACTGCGGCGCAGGGCAATCGCCATTTCTTCCGTAGCTTCAGACAGCGCATTTCGGATGACCTCAAATCGGATGGGGTCGATCTGGTCGGCGTATGGCATAGGCGTTCTTTCTGTATCAGTCCAAATGCTGGATGGAAGCGAAGGTGATCCAATATATGTGTTGGTGATGACATGCCCCATTCAATTCCGACGGAATACATCCGCTGCCGGATAAAATGCCATGACATCATCCAGCGGAAAAATCGGTCGATTACAGATCGTATGTCCGAGGCTCTGTAAGTTCGCGCTCGTCGCTCCGGGAGCGTCAACATTAATCAACTTCGCGCACCAGTCGGCGAACATATGGGGCTCGCAATGAGGCGACTTTACGACAACCAGGTCGAATTTCTTCGGATCCTGTCCATGAGCGTAAAACCACGATCGGTCAAACAGGCTGACTGGCCTTGTACCGACCACAAGAGTATAATTATCCACCTTGAGAACGGCGGTATTTCCCGAATTCCAGTGCCAGCCGAAGGTCTCGCTGCGAAAAACGCCATCTGAAAGCAGGTGAACCCGGGCCTCTATTTCCAGAGGTTCATACCTGGCCCTGTCGAACGCACCGCCTACGGTAGTGCGGATGGTGGCGCCTATGCCCGCGTCGAAAGCTTTCTGGACGGTAGCGGGATCCACGACCGGTGCAAGGACCCGCCTGGGATATTCCTGACACATCAGTTCTCGCACAATGGCATTGCTATCACCCGATGCACCGGAGCTGGTCGCGTCGGCTGCATCCATCATGACGACGGTTCCGGAATCGACTTCTGCAGCGAGCCGGACGCCTTCTCCGAGGCCAGTCAGGGGCACCTGCATCTTTTCGTGATGCTTCCAGAACCGGTTTGCCAGATCCACCGCGTATTGAGCGGCAGCGGCTTCATCGCCATCCATGACAACGATGCTATTTGTTCGAAGCTCCGGAACATCGGTGAACGGGTTTCCCCACATCACGCCCGCAGAAAGACCCGCTTTGCTGGCTTCAATCTGCTTCGCCAGTTGAATACATTCGCGAATCGCCCCGGTCTCAGTAATCATTTCATCGCCACGCACCAGTGCCGGGATCTTGACTCTTGCAGTCACGGGGCGAATATTTCCATCCAGCATCCTGGTCAACAGAAAGGCCGCGCGCTTTCCTGTTTCGACGAAGTCTATATGCGGATAGGTGTGGTACGTGACGACAGCGTCACAATGCTCAAGCATCCGATCGGTGAGGATACCGTGCAGGTCCAGGGATACCACAATCGGAATCTGGTCACCGAGGATGCGACGGGCTTCCTGTAGCAGGTAGCCTTCGGGATCATTTTCGCTCTCGGCCTGCATGGCACCGTGAAGCGAGAAATAAGCTCCATCCACTTCACCAGCATCCCGGATACTTTCGAGAAACTCATCGCTCAAACGGTCAAAGCCTTCTTTTGAAAGCACACCTCCAGACGTGTTCGCACATGCTCCGTATGTGGGCACGAGGTGAAACGATTCTTTCCGGTCCAAAACGCTCAGGGCACCGCCGACTTCGTGACCGACGCCGCGATGGAAATCGAGCATATCAGGCCCACGCACGATTCGAAAATCGTCGTACTGGCTGGATACGGGATTAAACGTCGAGACTTCCTGCTTGCACTCTGCAATGATCACTCTATCCATGATTTTCTCCATAGGCGGCGCAGAGCGAATCAGGACTCGACCCACACCGGGCTGGACCAGGCCATTTGACCGTCTTCTCGCATGAGGCGACCATAATAATAGTCCATGCCTCCCGAGCCTCCGTCTTGCGTCTCCCAGAGAATTTCGCATTCGCCGGGTTCAATCTTCTGGACGGTTTCGCCGTTTCGCACAATTTCAATAAGCGTAAAGGGGGACTCGCTGGCAGCTTCCAGGCGAATATGCCGGGGGCCGTCGTGCCTGACGGTGGATCCCATAAAAGCGCCACAGACTTCGAAGCGGAGGTACACGCGGACATTCATGGTACCAAAAACGCGGCGGTTCCACATGGCTTCGAATGCGGCTTCACGGGTGAGTTCCTTCGCCCAGAAACCCATGATGCCCTGCCGTGCGGTGAGGTGGGATTGCGCCATGTT
Protein-coding sequences here:
- a CDS encoding hydantoinase B/oxoprolinase family protein, with product MGHVITNTYIGSPSLPSSIWTDTERTPMPYADQIDPIRFEVIRNALSEATEEMAIALRRSAYSTNIKTRADFSCVLFDSRVRVVAQAFAQPVHLGSLSLLVPRMVEAYGAENLGPGDAILANDPYLGGVHLNDITLISPVYHNNTCLGYVANLAHHVDVGGGAPASIGAFREVFQEGVIIPPVKLVERGELVPNIFDLILAQIRAKREIAGDLRAQIAANNTGVRRLCALADRIGGDTVSFYIRELIAYTERRTRVEIGNFPNGDFSADGQVDNDGFTDRPVHLAARISIQNDQICFDFTGSDVQRSAPVNSTAAMTFSACAYVLKCLIDPDVPVNAGFYNAVQMVAPEGTVVNCSPHAPVVGGWETQLRLTDVMLRALAPAFPDHIPADSKAMVCHAGFGGIIASTGEYYCFLETLAGGYGGRAASDGPDAVQTHGQNTENAPIEETEINYPVRIARYELVENSEGPGKFRGGLGLRRDYLFPDYETSFTILADRDRKGPGGLFGGKSGRTASYFLNSNGKTIRLGSKTTVHLQPGDIVSYRTCGGGGYGLPAERDPERVLRDVRNGMVSRERAREIYRTEIDTEVWRVNDGETMRLRSEIT
- a CDS encoding M81 family metallopeptidase, with the translated sequence MDRVIIAECKQEVSTFNPVSSQYDDFRIVRGPDMLDFHRGVGHEVGGALSVLDRKESFHLVPTYGACANTSGGVLSKEGFDRLSDEFLESIRDAGEVDGAYFSLHGAMQAESENDPEGYLLQEARRILGDQIPIVVSLDLHGILTDRMLEHCDAVVTYHTYPHIDFVETGKRAAFLLTRMLDGNIRPVTARVKIPALVRGDEMITETGAIRECIQLAKQIEASKAGLSAGVMWGNPFTDVPELRTNSIVVMDGDEAAAAQYAVDLANRFWKHHEKMQVPLTGLGEGVRLAAEVDSGTVVMMDAADATSSGASGDSNAIVRELMCQEYPRRVLAPVVDPATVQKAFDAGIGATIRTTVGGAFDRARYEPLEIEARVHLLSDGVFRSETFGWHWNSGNTAVLKVDNYTLVVGTRPVSLFDRSWFYAHGQDPKKFDLVVVKSPHCEPHMFADWCAKLINVDAPGATSANLQSLGHTICNRPIFPLDDVMAFYPAADVFRRN